The segment CTTGCGAAGAAACAGAGTAAGGGGAGACCAATGCTTCAGCATATACTTCATCGCCTGGCCCAGTCCTGAATTCGGCTCAGTCAGTTTTTCGTCAAACTGGGTCATTATCCACGCCTTCAGCTTTTCCATAGGAGGGGCGCTCTGTTGTTGATGAAGCGCCAGCCGTTCCTCCGAACTCAAGCCTCGCTCCCGAGTCTGCCTGTCGATTCCGTATACTTCACCCAGTGTCTCCAAAACAAAGCGGCATTCGGCAGGGAAGTTGTCTGCCACATCCACAAAGTGGCGCCGACCATGAGAGAGGCAGTTGGCAAGTATAACGGCAAACGAGTCGGCTCCATCCGATTTTGGCACGTTTCGCGATAGCGCATCACACATCAGCATAGGCGGGGCATTTGCCTCCTTCGAGCGATGCTCGAGTATATCCCGCAGATTCTCACCTGCGTGTTGAATGCCAGTGAAATACAGAGCGATCTCAGGACCGCCGCCGGCTGAAACCACGCCGCTTGTGAAAGTTCCTGTGCGTTTGTCATCTTCTGGACGTTCGAGGGTGAGCACCCTCATCCCGGTGTCATCATTATGAATTACCTGTGCCTGGGCTGCCTGCTCGATGAGAGCGCTGTGCACAGGTTTCATGAGTTCTGCTGCATCCCGCACCAGTTCCCATTGCGTGGACGCCGGTAGCGGAACTCCCAGATTCTTCTGAAGATCCTCAATCCGATTGAAAGGCATACCGCTGCCGTATTTCAACTGTGCTATCATGGCAGGGACAGTTTCATCATACTTATCAGGGCCTACACCTTCCGGCTCCGGTGCCGTAAAAATTTCGCCACAGAGATTGCAACGCATCCGCTCAATCTCATATAGCGTAGCCTGAATAGGTGGCTGTGACTTGAAGCGTAAGAGAGTCTTTTTTTCCTTCTGCGAGTATACCTTGCCCATCAGACACTTTGGGCATGCGCATCCCGCACTCAGACCAGTATATGCGACCTCCACCTTCTGAGCGCTCGTAAACGCCACCGCTCCATTTCGCCCGTGCCCTGGTGCTGGAGGTTTGGTCTCTTCTGGATGTGAA is part of the Desulfomonilia bacterium genome and harbors:
- a CDS encoding IS66 family transposase produces the protein MNKIKTSTNIRKSRIDIDLQELDGILDAAVEKPILETDANKIKTALHVLVDRLTPRPRTTEKTSQVIESLLSSHPEETKPPAPGHGRNGAVAFTSAQKVEVAYTGLSAGCACPKCLMGKVYSQKEKKTLLRFKSQPPIQATLYEIERMRCNLCGEIFTAPEPEGVGPDKYDETVPAMIAQLKYGSGMPFNRIEDLQKNLGVPLPASTQWELVRDAAELMKPVHSALIEQAAQAQVIHNDDTGMRVLTLERPEDDKRTGTFTSGVVSAGGGPEIALYFTGIQHAGENLRDILEHRSKEANAPPMLMCDALSRNVPKSDGADSFAVILANCLSHGRRHFVDVADNFPAECRFVLETLGEVYGIDRQTRERGLSSEERLALHQQQSAPPMEKLKAWIMTQFDEKLTEPNSGLGQAMKYMLKHWSPLTLFLRKAGAPLDNNICERALKKAVLHRKNALFYRTMNGAQVGDLYMSLIHTCELNGVNPFDYMTELQRHSEEVRKDPSAWMPWNYPKALTRTNNSPPDS